One part of the Rutidosis leptorrhynchoides isolate AG116_Rl617_1_P2 chromosome 1, CSIRO_AGI_Rlap_v1, whole genome shotgun sequence genome encodes these proteins:
- the LOC139890233 gene encoding uncharacterized protein: MGVTSTLSETIRDAQTAIIESNRFREEGVKGQVDLREKDSRELMTRYGRIWVPSAGEGRKEVLETAHKSKYSIHSGSTKMYRDLKRDYWWPGMKREIERYVQNCLTCLQVKVEHQMSYGKLQPLEIPTEVGQREVGSTDIILRTTDKIEQIQEWLQITQDRKKSYADNRRRAIQFQVGDRVLLKVSPWKGVIRFRKRGKLGPRYIGPFKIVARVGKVAYKLSLSEELSAIHDTFHVSQLRKCLVDENAFIPLPDIIVDDKLRCIEELVRVLDQKVKQLRNKEITL, from the exons ATGGGAGTTACCTCGACACTATCCGAGACAATTCGGGATGCTCAAACCGCCATAATCGAATCTAATCGATTTCGCGAAGAAGGTGTTAAAGGTCAAGTGGACCTTCGTGAGAAAGATAGTAGGGAACTTATGACACGATATGGGCGAATATGGGTACCCAGCGCGGGTGAGGGTAGAAAGGAGGTTTTGGAAACCGCACATAAGTCCAAATACTCAATACATTCGGGTTCAACTAAGATGTACAGAGATTTAAAGAGGGActattggtggccaggaatgaaacgGGAGATTGAAAGGTATGTTCAAAATTGTTTGACTTGTCTTCAAGTCAAAGTGGAACATCAAATGTCGTATGGCAAACTTCAACCCTTGGAGATTCCG ACCGAAGTTGGTCAGAGAGAGGTGGGTAGTACGGATATAATCTTACGAACAACAGATAAGATTGAACAAATTCAAGAGTGGTTGCAGATCACTCAAGATAGAAAAAAGTCGTACGCAGATAATAGAAGGAGGGCCATACAATTCCAAGTTGGGGATCGGGTTCTACTTAAAGTCTCTCCATGGAAAGGGGTAATACGCTTCCGCAAGCGAGGAAAATTAGGACCAAGATATATCGGGCCGTTTAAAATTGTGGCTCGTGTTGGGAAAGTAGCCTACAAATTATCGTTGTCCGAGGAGTTAAGTGCGATACATGACACGTtccacgtgtcacaattgagaaagtgcTTAGTTGATGAAAATGCGTTCATACCATTACCGGATATTATTGTGGATGATAAATTAAGGTGTATTGAGGAACTGGTTCGGGTATTAGATCAAAAGGTAAAACAACTCCGCAACAAGGAAATTACCTTGTAG